The Triplophysa rosa linkage group LG15, Trosa_1v2, whole genome shotgun sequence genome has a segment encoding these proteins:
- the tdh gene encoding L-threonine dehydrogenase translates to MPVVRVLSKVVKQALLAPACGCQPLAVAVRNISFSPRQVTSGSDASFHSVSFSETAHPKVLITGGLGQLGVGLAKLLRKRFGKNNVILSDIRKPPSNVFHSGPFIYSDILDYKNLREIVVNNRITWLVHYSALLSAVGEANVPLARAVNITGLHNILDIAAEHGLRLFVPSTIGAFGPTSPRNPTPDLCVQRPRTIYGVSKVHAELMGEYYHHRYGLDFRCLRYPGIISADSQPGGGTTDYAVQIFHDAVKSGKFECNLKPDTQLPMMYIDDCLRATLEVMEAPAETLSMRTYNINAMSFTPEELAVEVQKQLPDLQVTYNIDHVRQAIADSWPMNFDDINARNDWGWKHDYDLPELVQTMFNFIGSDSRIAQAS, encoded by the exons ATGCCAGTTGTCAGAGTCCTGAGTAAGGTGGTGAAGCAGGCCCTGCTGGCCCCTGCGTGTGGATGCCAACCTCTGGCTGTGGCGGTACGCAACATCAGCTTTTCCCCTCGTCAGGTCACCTCTGGATCTGATGCCAGCTTTCACTCTGTGTCCTTCTCGGAGACTGCCCACCCCAAAGTTCTTATCACTG GTGGCCTTGGGCAACTAGGGGTTGGGCTTGCTAAACTTCTGAG GAAGCGATTTGGAAAAAACAATGTGATCCTCTCCGACATCAGAAAGCCACCAAGCAATGTCTTTCACAGCG GCCCCTTTATCTACTCTGACATTCTGGACTACAAGAACTTGCGAGAGATTGTGGTAAATAACAGGATCACTTGGTTGGTGCATTACAGCGCCCTTCTGAGTGCTGTCGGGGAAGCTAACGTTCCACTGGCTCGAGCAGTCAACATCACAG GCCTACACAACATCCTAGACATTGCTGCAGAACATGGGCTTCGGCTCTTTGTCCCCAGCACCATTGGTGCCTTTGGACCAACTTCACCTCGGAATCCCACTCCAGACCTCTGCGTGCAGAGACCACGAACGATTTACGGTGTCTCCAAAGTCCATGCTGAGCTAATGGGGGAG TACTATCACCACCGCTACGGCCTTGACTTTCGCTGCCTGCGGTACCCTGGCATCATCTCCGCAGACTCTCAGCCCGGCGGTGGCACAACAG ACTACGCCGTGCAGATTTTCCATGACGCCGTCAAGAGCGGCAAGTTTGAGTGCAACCTAAAGCCAGACACACAGCTACCCATGATGTACATCGATGATTGTCTGCGGGCCACGCTGGAGGTGATGGAGGCCCCTGCAGAAACACTCAGTATGCGTACCTACAACATCAACGCCATGAGCTTCACTCCCGAGGAACTCGCCGTGGAGGTCCAAAAACAGCTGCCTGACCTGCAGGTCACATATAATATCGACCACGTGCGACAGGCCATAG CTGACAGCTGGCCCATGAATTTTGACGACATCAATGCCCGCAACGACTGGGGTTGGAAGCACGACTACGACCTGCCAGAGCTGGTCCAAACGATGTTCAACTTCATCGGTTCAGACTCTCGAATCGCCCAAGCCAGCTGA